One window of the Methanocaldococcus vulcanius M7 genome contains the following:
- a CDS encoding UPF0146 family protein, with protein sequence MDIDAIVEFIKINAEKKECRRIVEVGIGFSFEIAKRLMRYFNVTVVDVNDNAVDKARSLGLDGRKDDIFNPNIEIYKNVGLIYAIRPPRDLQHPILNLAEKIGADVIIRPLLNESPVDGLQLKNYKGEVFYIKSNEKI encoded by the coding sequence ATGGATATTGATGCGATTGTTGAATTTATAAAAATTAATGCAGAAAAAAAAGAATGTAGAAGGATTGTGGAGGTTGGAATTGGTTTTAGCTTTGAAATTGCGAAAAGATTAATGAGATATTTTAATGTCACGGTTGTGGATGTTAATGATAATGCGGTTGATAAAGCAAGATCGTTGGGGTTGGATGGTAGAAAAGATGATATATTTAACCCAAATATAGAGATATATAAAAACGTAGGGTTAATATATGCTATACGTCCTCCGAGAGATCTTCAACATCCAATTTTGAATTTAGCTGAAAAAATAGGAGCGGATGTTATAATAAGGCCTCTCTTAAATGAATCTCCCGTAGATGGTTTACAATTAAAAAATTACAAGGGAGAAGTATTCTATATCAAATCGAACGAAAAAATTT